In the Streptomyces spororaveus genome, CTGCTCGGCGAGCGGCTGGCCCGTGACCCGTGGCGGGGCCTGCCGGGCGTCGAGGTCCGCACCAGCCCGCTGGTGCGCGCGAGCGAGAGCTGCGACCTGGCGGGCTTCGGCGCCCGGGCCGAGCCGTGGGACGCGCTGATGGAATGGGACTACGGCGACTACGAGGGCATGACCCCGGCCGAGATCCAGGCCGTCCGGCCGGGCTGGCTGATCTGGCGCGACGGCGTTCCGGGCGGCGAGACCGTCGCCGACGTCGCGGCCCGCGCGGACGAGGTGGTCGCGTGGGCCCGCGCGGCGGAGCGCGACGTCCTGGTCTTCGCGCACGGGCACATCCTGCGGACGCTGGCCGCGCGCTGGCTGGGCTTCGAGGCCTCCTTCGGCGCGCGGATCCGGCTGGAGCCGACCTCCCTCTCGGTCCTGGGCTGGGCCTACGGCGCACCCGCGCTGGAACGCTGGAACGACACGGGCCACCTGTCGTAGGTGTGCGGGTCGTCCCGGCCCGGGGTTGCCGTGCCCGTGCGGGGTGCTCGGCGGTGTGCGGGTCGTCCCGGCCGGGGGTGCGCCTCAAGCGCCGGCGAGGCCGTGCCCCTGCGGGGTGCTCGGCGGTGTGCGGCTCGGGCTGTCCCGGCCCGGGGTGCGCCTCAATCGCCGGCGAGGCTGAGTGGTGCGGGCCTGTCGGTCTGGGGCGGGGCGGGGTGCCGCGCCGGGATGTCTCCTCGGCTCGCGCCTGCGGGCATGTCTCGGCTGTGCGGGGTGGTTGCGCGCTCGTCCTGCGGGGACACCCCGCCACGTCCCCCCACCCCACCGCGGCATCCGTCGAAGCCCTGCCGTGGGGCGGGGACACGCAGGAGGGTCCCCGCAGGACGAGCGCGCAACCCAGGCCGAGCCACAGAACCACGGCCGCAGGCGCGAGCCGAGGAGACCCTCGTGCGGGGCCCCGCCCCACACCACCCAGCCCCGCCGGCGCTTGAGGCGCACCCCGTGGCACGGGAAGGCCGTACCGCGCACCGCCGAGCAACCCCGCAGGGGCACGGCCGAGGAGACCCTCGTGCGGGGCCCCGCCCCACGCCACCCAGCCGCGCCGGCGTTTGAGGCGCACCCCGCGGCACGGGAAGGCCGCACCCCACACCACCGAGCACCCCGCGGCGCGGGAAGGCCGCACCCCACACCACCGAGCACCCCGCGGCACGGGAAGGCCGCACCACACACCACCGAGCGGACCGCAGGTCACACGGCCGGGGACCTGCGGGTCAGGAATGCGGCTACCCGGGGGGAGCGCTGGTGGGGGATGAGGGTGTGGGCCGTTGCCGACAGCATCGAGCGGACCCGCGTCGACTGGACCTCCGCCAGGAGGTCCAGCACCCGGCCGCCCGCCCACGCGGCCTCGTCGGGGGCGCCCGCGCGGGCCAGGTCGCCGGCCAGCTCGGCGGTGTACAGGGCCACGTTCCGGGCGAAGTGCGGGTCCTGGAGGTCGGCGGCGCGGCGGGCGTGCCGGGCCGCGCGGGCGTGTTCGCCGAGCGCCGACCAGCAGCGCGCCTCCAGCGACTCCAGTTCCGCCTGCCCGAAGAAGGACATCCACTCGGGGTCGGCGTCCGACTCGCCCCGGGAGAACTCCGTGTGCGCGCGGGCCAGCGCCTCCTCGCACGCCTTGCGGTCGGCCAGCCCCGCCCAGCCGCCCGCTTCCCGCAGCGCGAGCAGGGACAGCAGTCGCGGGGAACCGAGGGACCGGGCGGCGCGGCGGCCCGCCTGGGCGGCCCGTACCGCCTCGCGGGAGCGGCCGCAGTCCCGGGCCAGGAAGGCCATGTTGCTGAAGGCGTGCGCCTCCAGGCCCGGGTCCCGCGCGACCCGGGCCGTCGCGAGGGCTTCCGCGTAGTGCGAGCGGGCGTCGTCGAAGCGGCCCGAGTCGTGGGCCAGCCAGCCGACCGAGACGGCCAGTTCGCCGGCGCCCGAGTGCAACCGGTCCTCGGTGGACTGCCGGGTGGCGCCGGCGTCGAGCAGTGCGTAGGCGGTGCGCAGGGGTTCGGCGGCCCGCCGGTAGAGGGCGTCGGCGCCGTGCCGGTCGTCCAGCAGGCGGATCTGGCGTACCGCGTCCTCGACGGCGGCGGCCTCGGACTCGCCGGCGCGGGAGGGGAGCCGGCGGGTGTCGCCGAGCAGGGTGAGGCTGAGCGTCGCGGCCGCCACGGTCGCGGAGCCGCCCGCCATGAACGCGCGACGCAGCACGTCGCTCTCCTTGGAGCTGGAAGGGGTTCGGGGAACGCGCTGGGCCGCGCGGCCGCGGACGCTCTCGCGGGGTGAGAAGCCCAGATCGGCCAGTGCGCGGCCGGGGAACATGTGGAGGAAGACCCGCTCGTAGGCGTAGTTGGGGCAGCGGATCTCGCCGGACTCGACCCGGCCGATGTAGCGCGCGTCGCAGGAAACCGTTTCTCCGATTTCCTTCGCGGCCCGGCGCACCAGGGCCGCGAACTCGGCCGGGGAGTGCTGCCCGCGCAGCCGCCGGAACGTGGAGTTGGGTGAGTGGGGGGACGCCGCCATGGACGTGACCTCTCTGGCAGGAACGCAGTGCCGGTGCTGTGACTGGGGGTCCGGCGCGCATGAACGTACCGCCAGCGAGGGGGTGTTCATGCGATGTTTGGCTACAAAACGGATATCTCACCCGCGATCCGCCATGAACTGCCATCCTTTGCGGCGTCTTGGCACCGCACCCGTTGACGTTTCCGTGCGTTGAACCCATGCGGATACGGATCGAGGAGGGGTTCCCTTGGTGGAGGCCGGCATGGAGAGCACTGGAACGAACACCGCGTCCGAGCAGCCCGGCGCGGCCCCGGACCTGGACCTGGTGACCGTTCCCACCCGGCAGGGGCTGGAGGCGGTGGACATCATCCGCCGTGCCGCCAGCAAGGCCGGTGGGGTCGGACCCGTCCTGCACGACGGATCCGGTGACACCCTCGGCTTCCTCGTGCCGTCCGGCACCGCCGACGCGTGGGACCTGCCGGGCAGCGCGTGTACGCAGACCAACGGGCGCGGCATGCGCTTCGGCGACGCCGCCGCCTCCCCCACCGCGGGCGCCACCGGCTGGCTGCTCCCGCCGGAGGCCGTCGGGCCGGTCACCGACCCGGACGTGCTGCGCGCGGCGCTCGGCGAGGCGGCCCGGCTGATCGAGGCCGCGGACAACTGCCGCTGACCGGTCCTGGGGCTGCCGGCCGCCACCGCCCCGCACAATGGGGTGGTGGCAGGCAAGGACAGGAACAAGGGCAAGCAGCGCGGCCGCGGCGGCGCCGAGGCGGTCGTCGGGCAGGTGGACGGCGGCCGGGCGGAGCTGGAGCCGGACCGGGAGCGGTCCGGGGCCTGGACCCTGCTGATCGACGGCGCCCCGCAGTCGCATGTGGACCTGGACGATCCCGGGTACCTGGACTTCGCGTACCAGCGGCGGATCGGCCACCTGATCGACCTCGTCGCGCCCGCCCGGCAGCCCCTGAACGTGGTGCACCTGGGCGGCGGCGCCTTCACCCTCGCCCGCTACACCGCCGCGTCCCGCCCCCGCTCCACCCAGCAGGTCGTGGAGATCGACGCCGCCCTGGTGGCCTTCGTACGGGAACACCTGCCGCTGGACCCGCAGGCGCGGGTCCGGGTGCGGGCCGTGGACGCGCGGGCGGGCCTGGCGAAGGTCCCGGACGGCTGGGCGGACCTGGTGATCGCGGACGTGTTCAGCGGCGCGCGCACCCCGGCGCACCTGACGAGCACCGAGTTCCTGGACGACGTACGCCGTGCCCTGGCGCCCACCGGGTGGTACGTGGCCAATCTGGCGGACGGTCCGCCGCTGACCCATCTGCGGAGCCAGATCGCGACGGCCGCGTCCCGGTTCACGGAGCTGGCGCTGGCCGCGGATCCGGTGGTGTGGCGGGGGAAACGGTTCGGCAACGCCGTCCTGGTGGCGGCCGACCGTGAGCTGCCCGTAGCGGAGTTCACCCGCCGGGTCGCGAGCGACCCGCACCCGGGCCGGGTCGAGCACGGCCGGGCCCTGGCCGACTTCGCGGGCGGCGCGACCCCGGTCGTGGACGCCTCCGCGGTGGCCTCGCCGCAGCCGCCGCCCTCGGTCTTCCGCTAGACGGTCGTCCGCCGCCTCAGGGGTCGACGATCTCGACGAGCGGCGGGTGGTCGTGCCAGGTGCAGAAGACCGAGACCTCGCGGCCGTCCTTGGTGAAGGTGACCCGGATCCAGAAGTCCGTCTTCCACACCTGCATCCGCCAATCGGTCGCCGGCGTCGCCGAGACCAGCTCGGCCGAAGAGGCGCCCAGGGAGAAGACGACCCGGCCGCCGGACACGGGATAGGCCTGCACCTTCCCCGCGTCCTGGACTTCCGTCCGCTGGTTCGGGCCGGGGGTGGCCAACGGCTTCGGGGACTTCTCCGGGGAGGCCCCGGCGGACGGCGACGCGTCCGGGGCGGGCGAACCGGAAGGCGACGGGGACACGGATGCCGAGGGGGAGGGGGACGGCTGCGCGCTGTGCGTCGACGAGGACAGCGGCTGGCCGGCCAGGGGTACCGCGAGCGGTGGATCGTAGGCCGTTCCCGACATGACGGTGTGCACGCCCCACCACGACAGCGTCACCGCCGCGCCGGTCGCCAGCATCCAGGCCATCGCATGAAGAAGTCCTCGTCGCATCAGGGCACATACTGCACCACCCGCCACAAGAGTGGCCCGACACCCCGCCGGGTCGTCCGGATGGACTACCGTGCGGGCCATGGCAAGTGTGCTCGTGGTCGAGGACGACCAGTTCGTACGTTCCGCCCTCATCCGGCACCTGACCGAGGCCTCGCACACCGTGCGGAGCGTCGGCACGGCCCTGGAGGCCCTGCGCGAAGTCGCGCACCACCGCTTCGACGTGGTCATCCTCGACCTCGGACTGCCCGACCTGGACGGGTCCGAGGCGCTCAAGATGCTGCGCGGCATCACCGACGTACCCGTGATCATCGCCACCGCGCGCGACGACGAGGCGGAGATCGTCCGGCTGCTCAACGACGGCGCCGACGACTACCTGACCAAACCTTTCTCCGTGGAGCACCTCTCCGCCCGGATGGCAGCCGTCCTGCGCCGCGCCCGGGCCGCCGCCGGGGCCGAACCGCCCTCGCGCGTCCTGCGCGTCGGCGGGCTCGCGATCGACCCGCTGCGCCGCCAGGCCGAGCTGGACGGGGCCGTACTGGACCTCACCCGGCGGGAGTTCGACCTGCTGGCCTTCCTCGCCGGGCGGCCCGGAGTGGTCGTGGCCCGGCGCGAACTGCTCGCCGAGGTCTGGCAGCAGTCGTACGGGGACGACCAGACCATCGACGTCCACCTCTCCTGGCTGCGCCGCAAACTCGGCGAGACCGCCGCCCGGCCGCGCTACCTGCACACGCTCCGCGGGGTCGGGGTCAAGCTGGAGCCGCCCCGGTGAGCGCGCGATGAGATGGGCGCTCGTCAAGGTGTGCCTCGCGGTCACGGCCATGGTGGTCGTGGCCTTCGCCGTACCGCTCGGCCTCGTCGTCCAGGAGATGGCCAGCGACCGGGCCTTCTCCAACGCCGAGCGGCAGGCCGCCAGCATCGGACCGACCCTGTCCATCACCACCGACCCCGTGCAGCTGCGCAAGGCGGTCGAGTCCACCCAGATGGGCGCCGCCCGGCGGATGGCCGTCCACGTGCCCGCGATCGGTGACAGCCCGCCGGTGGACATCGGCCGGGGCCGCGCCGGGGAGCGCGCCGTCGCCGAGACCCGGCGGATGGGGCGTGCCACGACGGCCAAGGTGTCCGGCGGCGGCTCGGCGCTGCTCCAGCCGACCGCGCTCGGGTCCGGGGACATCGCGGTGGTGGAGATCTTCGTACCGGAGAGCGAGGTCAGCAACGGCGTCGCCACGGCGTGGCTGGTGCTCGCGGGCGTCGGGCTGGCCCTGATCGTCGGCTCGGTCGGGGTCGCCGACCGGCTCGGTGCCAGGCTGGTCCGGCCGGCCGAACGGCTCGCGGACGCGGCGCACCAGCTCGGCGAGGGCCGGCTCGGCGCCCGCGTGCCCGAGGACGGGCCGAAGGAACTGCGCTCGGCGGCGGCCGCGTTCAACGCGATGGCGGACCAGGTCGTCGAACTCCTCGCCAACGAGCGGGAGCTGGCCGCCGACCTCTCGCACCGGCTGCGGACGCCGCTGACGGTACTGCGGCTCAACACGGCCTCGCTCGGCGACGGCCCGGCCGCCGAACAGACCCGGGCCGCCGTGGAACAGCTGGAGCGCGAGGTCGACACGATCATCCGTACCGCCCGGGA is a window encoding:
- a CDS encoding histidine phosphatase family protein, encoding MAPRILLARHGQTAWSQLGKHTGRTDVPMLEEGRQSAKLLGERLARDPWRGLPGVEVRTSPLVRASESCDLAGFGARAEPWDALMEWDYGDYEGMTPAEIQAVRPGWLIWRDGVPGGETVADVAARADEVVAWARAAERDVLVFAHGHILRTLAARWLGFEASFGARIRLEPTSLSVLGWAYGAPALERWNDTGHLS
- a CDS encoding tetratricopeptide repeat protein, coding for MAASPHSPNSTFRRLRGQHSPAEFAALVRRAAKEIGETVSCDARYIGRVESGEIRCPNYAYERVFLHMFPGRALADLGFSPRESVRGRAAQRVPRTPSSSKESDVLRRAFMAGGSATVAAATLSLTLLGDTRRLPSRAGESEAAAVEDAVRQIRLLDDRHGADALYRRAAEPLRTAYALLDAGATRQSTEDRLHSGAGELAVSVGWLAHDSGRFDDARSHYAEALATARVARDPGLEAHAFSNMAFLARDCGRSREAVRAAQAGRRAARSLGSPRLLSLLALREAGGWAGLADRKACEEALARAHTEFSRGESDADPEWMSFFGQAELESLEARCWSALGEHARAARHARRAADLQDPHFARNVALYTAELAGDLARAGAPDEAAWAGGRVLDLLAEVQSTRVRSMLSATAHTLIPHQRSPRVAAFLTRRSPAV
- a CDS encoding spermidine synthase, translating into MAGKDRNKGKQRGRGGAEAVVGQVDGGRAELEPDRERSGAWTLLIDGAPQSHVDLDDPGYLDFAYQRRIGHLIDLVAPARQPLNVVHLGGGAFTLARYTAASRPRSTQQVVEIDAALVAFVREHLPLDPQARVRVRAVDARAGLAKVPDGWADLVIADVFSGARTPAHLTSTEFLDDVRRALAPTGWYVANLADGPPLTHLRSQIATAASRFTELALAADPVVWRGKRFGNAVLVAADRELPVAEFTRRVASDPHPGRVEHGRALADFAGGATPVVDASAVASPQPPPSVFR
- a CDS encoding response regulator transcription factor; protein product: MASVLVVEDDQFVRSALIRHLTEASHTVRSVGTALEALREVAHHRFDVVILDLGLPDLDGSEALKMLRGITDVPVIIATARDDEAEIVRLLNDGADDYLTKPFSVEHLSARMAAVLRRARAAAGAEPPSRVLRVGGLAIDPLRRQAELDGAVLDLTRREFDLLAFLAGRPGVVVARRELLAEVWQQSYGDDQTIDVHLSWLRRKLGETAARPRYLHTLRGVGVKLEPPR
- a CDS encoding sensor histidine kinase → MRWALVKVCLAVTAMVVVAFAVPLGLVVQEMASDRAFSNAERQAASIGPTLSITTDPVQLRKAVESTQMGAARRMAVHVPAIGDSPPVDIGRGRAGERAVAETRRMGRATTAKVSGGGSALLQPTALGSGDIAVVEIFVPESEVSNGVATAWLVLAGVGLALIVGSVGVADRLGARLVRPAERLADAAHQLGEGRLGARVPEDGPKELRSAAAAFNAMADQVVELLANERELAADLSHRLRTPLTVLRLNTASLGDGPAAEQTRAAVEQLEREVDTIIRTAREQRPATGPGAGAGAGCDASEVIRDRMGFWSALAEDEGREVRLAGVDRTVRIPVARPELAAALDAMLGNVFRHTPEGTPFSVDVHDAGDAVIVLVSDAGPGIDDPDAALRRGNDGGRDGSTGLGLDIVRRVAESTGGDVRLGRSVLGGTEVRVWIGLDGRTLGGPGAGRAGRGRRGNRRNRGRASQE